One region of Drosophila subobscura isolate 14011-0131.10 chromosome J, UCBerk_Dsub_1.0, whole genome shotgun sequence genomic DNA includes:
- the LOC117895459 gene encoding serine/arginine repetitive matrix protein 2 isoform X1: MSLTTATAAAAVARGDSGAAAAAHGCLLSRELQPPSQQHHIRAIDELQDGDTSSLEPGEVVTPPHLNHDDAAVSPAPKKVPTKDAKSKTLRKLAQIDTDGGKVRALLEQRDAGSRRKEGKSSTPRALENGTARAPSEDPDDSEGLYSDTDSSGEEQRNVEDVQQARKEKQAEAAAAAMPQAAPPVGPPFLGHNPLRFHMRPPFCEFPRMGFLPRMPRGGLRMRPPFFNRPPSRMGAPNMSGAPPSGSYGPALPPSAQGASGSSTGPDKQLKSDLDWTTTEPPIQFNFNLVPDCSIAQHKACQEKAESTAKKPQHTLKSKEPASDALRNQSKGKHKEKSANEKDGERAKEKNGEATKERNRKSSKDKQRERSKEKHGDRSKEKSRDKSKEKSRDKSKEKLRDKSKEKSRDNVKEKSREVSKEGRRERSKERHKEKTKERTRERSKDKVRERSKDKLRERSKEKPRDMPKELPRELSKDRHREISNDRHREMSKDRHREMSKDRHRAKSKETKPSEMPRARSKDDKNDVRRPKESSRDEHTSHAERARDISKDNHRERESKEQRSRDGMREQSAERQREAFKDNRPRPRSREKSTAKCSKESSKDDKSRERAGEEPSGSEKEKPGGCSKEKEKPSGSSKEKEKPSGSSKEKDKPPRDKKHERTKTRSRSRNHSPESEDRTPPLTPPRDFLLPPAAAASDVDASDMDEKPRGLDIFAESPPRLHTATQLATVPQRSTTPPLIVAPVAASNKAAPLLKASEIHSRIGALLEDNDLHLEALLATKEQLLRRTNEHKERKEAPKMEIKAEMQQQQQAAAINSDWESADLNQVVPRRMNPFRKQESVLNERRSTSRAASSLGNGGNAWPYRSQSRERQRSDEYKEVSIKIERNISPTPLPMPMIDVSRIKLERNVTPPLDTEREVLVRNGAVAANAPPPTAAVAGEQQESPDTDDYIDNWENDDSLSSMPKTAAAANAPPSAAVRPLSSSIDEATASGDSNEDDTNDLWNAKSTPPPKAKQRQPAIPLDGGASQEHLVNIYDKFMNSINMSSEEGQTAASKNSSLSNSTAETETSSGSESESTSSSSSDDDEEESSTADDDEGEGEEEEDDAVQQEAEEAQLAAEAALLEEEPPEKEQQQQTQLQQKKNNVSKDLRKLKSLEDNLARIQMMRENYDSGDEISEELLKMESLFLMQRNAIMDKYRKQELKSQQEVQQKQEPRSPTPVNSIFDDNREAIKLTLSPLKLTRKPAIFDNDETEHPQQQQQAVKVKLEEGLRPPIGTSVRRPKEIAIVKPTIVETRNRLRIPRSATGRERTRSRSPSRNRERSFRRGSVRPNRVKDSSRSPSPRPRWRPPSPRRGIRLAKKPTIKRSHSKSVSRSRTRSRSPKRSRKRFQKVGASRRRVSVSPGPVKPLRPRSPKVHRRRSYSRERERSPLPFRPPSPPMRRSWSSSHSHSRSPTRRRSQSRTRSNSRSRSRSPFDGRREEREFADYFGEDQSLEAATYYYNMSLLHGEATGEDYETYAAYIDSAYHMEQAYAQLSEAMDMPAAVYGEYGALMETSPVLRELPKAHTPAPELLDTKPIKLEPEEIKDAAAVVPAAMSVAVRKGNVLEIVPTSNESEAEDRKPRKRVSFVDSVKPNYESDGEDRVIVSRVVERAMQQYQQRRAEAAARLQRLRDELLAAPPPPPPVTPKPPDQEKAVLVQKKSKMRYFHLDPLKREIVMSRSRVMRAPVPRFDRKHFEMLVKTGRLPPLPHGFLRHRPPLLPPNADAATKAAMLKEYFSKHPPPTPRMQLRMPMRLPMGMPLPVPMRMPMGMPMRMPLIMHEGGMPMPMHEGAMPMPMHNGVPYFLSGPPPSSPPVSMPIPVLGAHLYHTYPQPAPMMPAPSPGLLPIPVLSVPDVIASATPSPVPFFTPPPLPTFTVQPVPTIREIMPVDILQKIGPLPKTLDLDGGSTPRADEVKLEIKEEPLGEEQLLVESQ; this comes from the exons ATGTCACTAACGacggcaactgcagcagcagcagtggcaagagGTGactcaggagcagcagcagcagcacatggaTGTCTTCTTAGCAGGGAGCTGCAGCCGCcgtcgcagcagcatcacATAAGGGCAATCGATGAATTGCAAGATGGTGACACCAGCAGCCTGGAGCCGGGCGAGGTGGTAACCCCACCCCACCTCAACCACGACGACGCTGCTGTGAGTCCCGCGCCGAAGAAAGTGCCGACCAAGGACGCGAAGAGCAAAACATTGCGCAAGCTGGCACAAATCGATACGGACGGTGGCAAGGTGCGTGCTCTACTGGAGCAGCGGGATGCTGGCAGCCGGCGCAAGGAGGGGAAGAGCAGCACGCCGCGGGCACTGGAAAATGGAACGGCTCGTGCGCCCTCCGAAGACCCAGATGACAGCGAAGGTTTGTACTCGGACACGGACTCCTCGGGCGAGGAGCAGCGCAATGTGGAGGATGTGCAGCAGGCCAGGAAGGAGAAGCAGGccgaggcagcggccgcagccaTGCCCCAGGCTGCCCCGCCTGTCGGCCCACCCTTTCTCGGCCACAATCCGTTGCGGTTTCACATGCGACCGCCGTTCTGTGAGTTTCCACGCATGGGATTCCTGCCGCGTATGCCGCGAGGCGGACTACGCATGCGTCCTCCCTTCTTCAATCGGCCACCCAGCCGCATGGGAGCGCCCAATATGAGTGGCGCACCGCCGTCAGGTTCCTACGGCCCGGCATTGCCGCCCTCTGCGCAAGGAGCCTCCGGGAGCAGCACGGGACCCGACAAGCAACTGAAGTCCGACTTGGA CTGGACGACAACGGAGCCGCCCATTCAGTTCAACTTTAATCTGGTGCCCGATTGCTCCATTGCCCAGCACAAGGCCTGCCAGGAGAAGGCTGAATCCACTGCCAAGaagccacagcacacactcaAGTCCAAAGAACCTGCCAGCGATGCGCTGAGGAATCAATCGAAGGGCAAGCACAAGGAAAAGTCAGCCAATGAGAAGGATGGGGAACGAGCCAAGGAGAAGAATGGGGAAGCGACCAAGGAGCGGAATAGGAAAAGTTCAAAGGATAAGCAAAGGGAAAGGTCCAAGGAGAAGCATGGGGATAGATCCAAGGAAAAGTCGAGAGATAAATCGAAGGAGAAGTCGAGAGATAAATCCAAGGAGAAGTTGAGAGATAAATCCAAGGAGAAGTCGAGAGATAATGTTAAGGAAAAGTCTAGAGAAGTGTCCAAGGAGGGGCGCAGAGAACGATCCAAGGAAAGGCACAAAGAGAAAACCAAGGAAAGGACCAGAGAAAGATCCAAGGATAAGGTCAGAGAAAGATCCAAGGATAAGCTCAGAGAAAGATCGAAGGAAAAGCCCAGAGATATGCCCAAGGAGCTGCCCAGAGAATTGTCCAAGGACAGGCATCGAGAAATATCCAACGACAGGCATCGAGAGATGTCCAAGGACAG GCATCGAGAGATGTCCAAGGACAGGCATCGAGCAAAATCGAAGGAGACAAAACCGAGCGAAATGCCACGGGCAAGATCAAAAGATGACAAGAATGATGTGAGGCGACCGAAAGAGAGCTCCAGAGATGAGCACACAAGTCatgcagagagagcgagagatatcTCGAAGGACAAtcatagagaaagagaatcCAAAGAGCAACGCTCAAGGGATGGCATGCGCGAACAATCAGCTGAAAGGCAACGAGAAGCATTCAAGGACAACAGGCCAAGGCCACGTTCAAGGGAAAAATCCACTGCAAAGTGTTCCAAAGAGAGCTCAAAGGATGACAAGTCCAGGGAGCGTGCGGGGGAGGAGCCAAGCGGATCCGAAAAGGAGAAGCCAGGCGGTTGCtcaaaggagaaggagaagccaaGTGGATCCtcaaaggagaaggagaagccaaGTGGATCCTCAAAGGAGAAGGACAAGCCTCCCAGGGACAAGAAGCATGAACGCACGAAAacgcgcagccgcagcagaaatCATTCGCCTGAGAGTGAGGATAGGACGCCACCGTTGACGCCGCCACGAGATTTCCTgctgcctccagctgctgctgccagtgacGTGGATGCCAGTGACATGGATGAGAAGCCAAGAGGCTTGGATATATTCGCTGAATCCCCGCCAAGACtgcacactgccacacagcttGCAACCGTTCCACAGCGAAGCACGACCCCGCCTTTGATTGTAGcgccagtggcagccagcaacaaggCAGCTCCGCTGCTGAAGGCCAGCGAGATACACAGTCGCATTGGGGCGCTGCTCGAGGATAATGATCTGCACTTGGAggcgctgctggccaccaaggagcagctgctgcgccgcACCAACGAGCACAAGGAGCGGAAAGAGGCGCCCAAAATGGAGATTAAAGcagagatgcagcagcagcagcaggcggctgCGATCAACAGCGACTGGGAGTCCGCAGATCTTAATCAGGTGGTGCCGCGTCGCATGAATCCCTTCCGGAAGCAGGAATCAGTATTAAATGAGCGAAGATCAACGTCTCGAGCGGCCAGTTCTCTCGGGAATGGAGGCAACGCCTGGCCGTACCGCAGTCAGTCGCGGGAAAGGCAGCGCAGCGACGAGTACAAAGAAGTGAGCATAAAGATTGAGAGAAACATCTCCCCCACACCGCTGCCAATGCCCATGATTGATGTGAGTCGCATCAAGCTGGAGCGTAATGTGACGCCGCCTCTGGACACGGAGCGGGAGGTGCTGGTGCGTAATGGTGCTGTAGCAGCCAATGCACCGCCACCGACGGCAGCAGTCGcaggggagcagcaggagagtcCCGACACGGACGATTACATCGACAACTGGGAGAACGATGACTCCTTGAGCAGCATGCCCaaaacggcagcagctgccaatgCGCCGCCATCGGCTGCTGTGCGCCCGCTGTCCTCCTCCATCGATGAGGCAACAGCCAGCGGCGATTCGAATGAGGATGACACGAATGATCTGTGGAATGCCAAGAGCACGCCGCCGCCAAAGGCCAAgcagaggcagccagccatTCCATTGGACGGTGGCGCCAGTCAGGAGCATCTGGTTAACATTTATGACAAGTTTATGAATAGTATTAATATGTCCAGCGAGGAGGGGCAGACGGCAGCCTCCAAAAACAGTTCCTTAAGCAATTCCACTGCCGAGACTGAGACATCCTCTGGGTCCGAATCCGAgtcgaccagcagcagcagctccgacgacgacgaagaagAGTCGAGTACAGCGGATGACGATGAAGGAGAAGGGGAGGAGGAAGAAGATGATGCTGtgcagcaggaggcggaggaaGCACAACTTGCCGCAGAGGCAGCGCTTCTCGAGGAGGAGCCACCcgaaaaggagcagcagcagcagacacaacTGCAGCAAAAGAAGAACAACGTCAGCAAAGATCTGCGCAAACTCAAGAGCCTCGAGGACAATCTGGCGCGGATCCAAATGATGCGCGAGAACTACGATTCGGGTGATGAGATCTccgaggagctgctcaagATGGAGTCGCTGTTCCTCATGCAGCGGAATGCCATCATGGACAAGTATCGCAAGCAGGAACTGAAATCCCAGCAGGAggtgcagcagaagcaggagccgCGTTCACCCACGCCCGTGAACAGCATCTTCGATGACAATCGGGAGGCCATCAAGCTGACACTCTCGCCCCTGAAGCTCACCCGCAAGCCGGCAATCTTTGACAACGATGAGACGgagcatccgcagcagcagcagcaggcagtcaaAGTGAAACTGGAGGAGGGACTGCGCCCACCAATCGGCACAAGTGTGCGGCGACCCAAGGAGATTGCCATTGTCAAGCCCACCATTGTGGAGACGCGCAACAGGCTGAGGATTCCACGCAGCGCGACGGGCAGAGAGCGAACTCGCTCGAGATCGCCGTCCAGAAACCGAGAGCGTTCCTTTCGGCGCGGCAGTGTGCGACCCAACAGAGTGAAGGACTCCTCCCGTTCGCCCAGTCCACGTCCACGCTGGCGTCCCCCATCGCCACGACGCGGCATTCGCTTGGCGAAAAAGCCGACCATCAAACGGAGTCACAGCAAGAGCGTGAGTCGCAGTCGAACGCGCAGCAGGAGCCCGAAGCGCAGCAGAAAGCGCTTCCAGAAGGTGGGTGCCAGCCGACGACGTGTCTCCGTGTCGCCGGGTCCCGTGAAGCCGCTCAGACCCCGCTCACCGAAAGTGCATCGGCGGCGCTCGTACAGCCGCGAGCGGGAGCGTTCGCCGCTGCCGTTTAGGCCACCATCGCCGCCCATGCGACGCAGTTGGTCCTCCTCCCATTCGCATTCCCGCTCACCCACCAGGCGAAGATCGCAGTCCAGGACGCGTTCCAACAGCAGATCACGCTCCCGCTCGCCCTTCGACGGACGGCGGGAGGAGCGCGAGTTTGCGGACTACTTTGGGGAGGATCAGAGCCTGGAGGCGGCCACGTACTACTACAACATGTCGCTGCTGCATGGCGAGGCAACGGGCGAGGACTATGAGACGTATGCGGCCTACATAGACTCCGCGTATCACATGGAGCAGGCGTACGCGCAGCTCAGCGAAGCCATGGACATGCCCGCAGCTGTCTATGGGGAATATGGTGCTCTCATGGAGACATCGCCGGTGCTGCGTGAACTGCCCAAAGCGCATACACCGGCTCCTGAGCTGCTGGACACGAAGCCGATCAAGCTGGAGCCTGAGGAAATCAAagatgcagctgctgttgtgcctGCGGCgatgtctgtggctgtgcgtaAGGGAAACGTGCTGGAAATTGTGCCCACAAGCAACGAAAGCGAGGCAGAGGACAG GAAACCCAGGAAGCGCGTCAGCTTTGTGGACAGCGTCAAGCCGAATTATGAGAGCGATGGCGAGGATCGTGTGATTGTCAGCCGCGTCGTGGAGCGTGCCATGCAGCAGTATCAGCAGCGACGCGCTGAGGCAGCCGCCAGGCTGCAGCGTCTGCGGGATGAGCTGCTCGccgcaccaccgccaccgccgcccgtGACGCCAAAGCCGCCGGACCAGGAGAAGGCGGTGCTCGTGCAAAAGAAGTCCAAGATGCGCTACTTCCACCTGGATCCGCTCAAGCGTGAGATTGTGATGTCCCGCTCACGCGTGATGCGTGCGCCCGTGCCGCGCTTCGATCGCAAGCACTTTGAGATGCTCGTGAAGACGGGCCGcctgccgccactgccgcatGGATTCCTGCGCCATCGccctccgctgctgccaccgaaTGCAGATGCTGCCACCAAGGCGGCCATGCTTAAGGAGTACTTCAGCAAACACCCGCCGCCAACACCACGAATGCAGCTGCGTATGCCCATGCGTCTGCCCATGGGCATGCCCCTGCCTGTGCCCATGCGAATGCCCATGGGAATGCCGATGCGCATGCCGCTGATCATGCACGAGGGcggcatgcccatgcccatgcacGAGGgcgccatgcccatgcccatgcacAATGGAGTGCCCTACTTCCTGAGTGGACCGCCGCCATCCTCCCCGCCCGTGTCCATGCCCATACCCGTGCTGGGTGCGCATCTCTACCACACTTACCCACAGCCTGCGCCGATGATGCCAGCGCCAAGTCCCGGCCTGCTGCCCATTCCTGTGCTGTCAGTGCCTGATGTcattgcctctgccacaccgTCGCCTGTGCCGTTCTTtacgccaccgccactgcccaCGTTTACGGTGCAGCCGGTGCCCACCATACGGGAGATTATGCCAGTGGACATACTGCAAAAGATAGGACCGCTGCCCAAGACACTCGATCTGGATGGTGGCTCCACGCCGCGAGCGGACGAGGTGAAGCTCGAGATCAAGGAGGAGCCACtgggggaggagcagctgctggtggagagTCAATAG